Part of the Cetobacterium ceti genome is shown below.
ATCTTCTGATAATACTATTCAGAGAATTAAAAAAAAGATAAGAAAATATTTAAAAATATATAACAACTTTTAAAGTACACTTTTTAAGTATATTTTTCTTGACTAGATTTTTATAGTGTGATAATATTGTGTCAAATAATTTGTACGTCAAACTTTTTAACATAAGGAGATACTATGAAAAATTTAGATAAAAATATAATTTTAAGTCATATGAACAAAGAACACATGGATTCTATAATTAATATCATTCATAAGTTTACAACAGAAAAAAATATTTCAAAAGCTTTAATGACTGATATTGATTCTACAGGAATATATTTTTCCATTGATGATAAGAAAAATATAAAGGTTCCTTTTCCAAAAGAAGTTCCTGTGGAAGAAATTCCAAAAACTATAATTGAAATGAGTAAAAATGCTGGGAAAGTAGAAGATAAATCTAAAGAAATATTAGATGAACTTGAAGAATATATTAGTTCTTTTAGTTCTTTAACTTTAGGAACTCTTTCTCCTGAAAATAGAGTTACTCTTACATATGCTCCATTTGTAAAAAAAGATAATGATTTTTATATTTTAATAAGTGAAGTAGCAGATCATTATATTAATTTAAAAACTAATCCTGATAATTTTGAAATTATGTTTTTAGAAGATGAAAATAAAGCCATTTCACCTCTTGTTAGAAAAAGAGCTAGATTTTACAGTAAATGTGAATTTATAGAGAAAAATGAAGAGATATTAGATTTATTTGAAAATAAATTAGGTCCTCATGTTAAATCTGTTAGAAATATGGAAGATTTTCATTTGGTAAAATTAACACTTTTAAATGGTAGATTTGTAAAGGGATTTGGTCAGGCTTATTTAATAGAAAATAATAAAATTATTCATATGACTGGAACAAATAAAGGACATAAATGGAATTTAAAAGGAATTTAAAGGTTAGCCTTTAAATTCCCCCTCTTTTTGATCTCCTAAACAGTTAAATGGAACTAAATCAATGTGTTTTGTTTCAAAGTTTAAAATACCTATATATTTATTTAAATATATTTCTATATTTTTTTCCCCGACTAATTTTATATCTAAAATATTTTCATAATTATCAACTTGATTTAAATGAATATGTAGTTCTTCTTCAGGAATGAAAAGGACTGCTGTTTTAAAATAATCTAGTGAGCTAATAATTATGACAGCTTTTGTATCTGTTCTTTGAAATTTTATTGACATTTTAATGAAAATTAGGTTAGGGTGTTGCAAAAGTAAATCAACAAAGCAATAGCTTTATCCACAACAAATAATAAAATTTTAAAGCTTACATCAAAAAATTTACGACTTAGGCCTCTAACTCGATGATTGTCAATATTATAGTTTTCTTTTAAATTTCCAAATAAACGCTCAATTTCCTAACGCTTTCTATATCTTTTCTTTCCCTTAATAGAAGATAAAAATTCATAATTTCTTAACCTGTATTTTGAGAGATTAGAAGTTTTAAAATTTTTAGTATTACGCTTGTTCAATGGGCATATTAGAGAAATTTTTAAAGAATCAGCGTAACTTATCAAACTATCACTATCATAGGCTTTATCTGCAAATATAGTTGAATAAGGATAATCTTT
Proteins encoded:
- a CDS encoding HugZ family heme oxygenase, coding for MKNLDKNIILSHMNKEHMDSIINIIHKFTTEKNISKALMTDIDSTGIYFSIDDKKNIKVPFPKEVPVEEIPKTIIEMSKNAGKVEDKSKEILDELEEYISSFSSLTLGTLSPENRVTLTYAPFVKKDNDFYILISEVADHYINLKTNPDNFEIMFLEDENKAISPLVRKRARFYSKCEFIEKNEEILDLFENKLGPHVKSVRNMEDFHLVKLTLLNGRFVKGFGQAYLIENNKIIHMTGTNKGHKWNLKGI